GTGGGTGGCGCTGGTCGGCGTCGCCGCCGGCGTCGGCGTGACCCTGGGCGCGAGCCTGGCGCAGCGCTGGATCTGGCGCCAGGTCGGCGAGGAACCCGGCGCGGCGATCCTGGTCAACCTGTTGCTGCCGTTCGCCGCCTACCTGCTGGCCGAGGCGATCAATGCCTCCGGCATCCTCGCCGCGGTCGCCGCCGGGATCAGCATGAGCTATGTGGAACTGAGCGGCCGCGCGCCCGGCAGCATGCGCGTGCAGCGCTCGGCGGTGTGGGACATGGTCCAGTTCACCCTCAACGGCATCATGTTCGTGCTGCTCGGCGAGCAGTTGCCCGGGATCGTGCAGGGCGCGGTGCACAACATCGACGAGGCCGGTCACCTCAATCCGTGGTGGCTGCTGGGCTATGCGCTGGCGATCTACGTCGGCCTGTTGCTGCTGCGCTTCGTGTGGGTGTGGCTGTCGCTGCGCTGGAACCTGCTCAAGGCGCGGCGTCGCGGCGAGGCGCATCTCAGTCCGCCGTGGCGGATCGTGGTGGCGGCCTCACTGGCCGGCGTGCGTGGCGCGATCACCCTGGCCGGCGTGCTGACCCTGCCGCTGGCGCTGCCCAACGGCGCCGCGTTCCCGGCGCGCGACCTGGTGATCTTCCTGGCCAGCGCGGTGATCGTCACCTCGCTGCTGGTCGCCAGCGTGGCGCTGCCGCGGTTGCTGCGCGGCCTGGAACTGCCGGAGGAACCCAGCGACCGCCTCGAGGAGGACCTGGCGCGGCGCGAATCCTCGCGTGCGGCGCTAGTCGCGGTGGAGAAGCTGCGCCAGCGGCTGGTGCAGGACAGCGAGCATGCCGATCTCTACAACGAGGCGGCGATCCGGGTCAGCGCCCTGTACCAGCGCCACCTGGACCACGGCGAGGCGATGGAAAGCGACCCGGAAGAGGCGCGGCGGCTGGACGACGTGCTGCGCCAGCTGCGCCACGCCGGGCTGCAGGCCGAACGCCAGGAGCTGTTCCGGCTGACCCGCCAGCGCAAGATCTCCGACGAGATCGCGCGCCGGCTGATCCGCAACCTGGATCTGCTGGAGGCGCGGCGCAAGGGTTGAGTGAGGAGCCGGGACTGGGGACTCGGGACTCGGAGGTGCGCGCCGCTGAGGGCAGCCCGGCTGGCGGACGCTGCGCTTGTCATCATGCCCGCGACGGCGTTGCTGCTAGGCTCTTCGAGTCCCGGGTCCCGAGTCCCGAGTCCCGGAGCTCCACCACTATCCCGCATGCGGGAGACTGCTTCCGTCCATCGGGGTTTATCGGAGCGGGGCG
This sequence is a window from Xanthomonas sp. CFBP 8443. Protein-coding genes within it:
- a CDS encoding Na+/H+ antiporter, which encodes MHSIEVVLAMLLAVVASGYLVRVLPFSLPLPLVQIGLGAVIAGVFKKGYALEPELFFLLFLPPLLFLDGWRIPKQGLFRDKGAILELALGLVVFTVVGAGFLIHWMIPAMPLAVAFALAAVVSPTDPIAVSSIASRAPIPKRLMHILEGESLLNDASGLVCFQFAVAAAVTGTFSLADASLTFLWVALVGVAAGVGVTLGASLAQRWIWRQVGEEPGAAILVNLLLPFAAYLLAEAINASGILAAVAAGISMSYVELSGRAPGSMRVQRSAVWDMVQFTLNGIMFVLLGEQLPGIVQGAVHNIDEAGHLNPWWLLGYALAIYVGLLLLRFVWVWLSLRWNLLKARRRGEAHLSPPWRIVVAASLAGVRGAITLAGVLTLPLALPNGAAFPARDLVIFLASAVIVTSLLVASVALPRLLRGLELPEEPSDRLEEDLARRESSRAALVAVEKLRQRLVQDSEHADLYNEAAIRVSALYQRHLDHGEAMESDPEEARRLDDVLRQLRHAGLQAERQELFRLTRQRKISDEIARRLIRNLDLLEARRKG